The following is a genomic window from Calliphora vicina chromosome 5, idCalVici1.1, whole genome shotgun sequence.
ATATCTAGATATTTATCGGCTATACGGGGATAGTGTTAAAATGCATCAGTTTCAAATGCTGGGcttgattttaaatacattaataAGTAATTTAACTAACTTATTCACGCTATTCAATTTGCTTTTTAAGCACTCGACAAACGCAGATAATATTCCCGatattgtattgaattttatatttgccattatattttatattgatacGTATATTGTAACGTTGATTAGTGACAAGATAATAGTGGAAATTGAACGGACACATCGAATTATGAGACAATTTTCGCAGTTACCCATGTTGGATAAGCGATTAGATGAAACGGTATGTAGAATTATCACAACATATACATCCATACAACTATCTATTGAAATTTCTTTACTCATCACATTATATGGAAATCTttttatattcataaaaaactaaaatttccatacaaaatttgaatttaaaacgttatttaaatattgtttatgaataaagttttctattccgtttgtaatttctacagtttctaaaaaaaattgtgagaaAAAATACTTTACGGGGCtgcaaattaaaatggaatgataccactcgtggtgaagggtataataacttttcgaattaaaattcatataaattcgaaaattttcaaagaaaaatcgAACATTCAATCAATAGTGTAATTCTTTgctgaaaaataaaagttatcaacATAAAGCGAAGAGTAAAGATATATATTCTTTGCattgtttaataattaaatgttttattactttttttctttaatatagagcgaaaagttttcattgtttttaatttcatacaaTGGTCGTTTTCGGATTTgcggtttattttatttggatcGCCATTTAACATATTTAACAGCAGCCACTGgcttttcatattttataactcTTGTACAATTTGATATCAAttggaataatttaaaataaagcctaataataatatacaaatgttttttttttcatattttcatttaaatcctTCTTAAAATtgctgtcttttttttttgatgtttttacaTACATAACATTTGTGGCGTTAagactaaataataaatataaagtagTAACATTAAAAGCAATCGTACTTGTAATTTAAGGAGTATCAACAAAAATGAAAGgaactttctttttaaaatttcaattacatacaaaactatgaaaatatttaattgccgCCAAGTTGTTTCTTTTATAgttgtgttttgtttataaataaaataaattacgtTTCAACACATGACTAgtagaataatttaataatatataaaaagagaatgTTAAGAAAAATCCTTAATAAAAATGAGGtacaaaaggaaaaaaatcataaaaataaaaatataacctAATCAATGTTAAAATTAAAGTAGCATTAAATGTTTAACTTTATCTTTAACACTTGTTTGTACGTTAGAAGCTTAAACTAGATATATAACAAAATGCCTGGTCTTTAACTAATTACAATAGTTTCATTTGTTTAAGTTAGTTTTTGAGTTTGTAAAAAGTTGGCTACAATTAGGAATACAAATGCACTGGTTAAAAATATACTGCCGGGCAATGAACGCCTTAAAGGAAGATTGGCATCACGTTCGCGTTGAGCAAATATAGCTAAATCAGATTCAAAACTTTCATAATTGTCCCAGCTTAAACATTTTCTCACAGCGTACTCCCAACGTTTATATAGAAGAGAACGTcctgaaaagaaaaatattaaaatatattaaagtttaGTGTGATTCTTTATTTGTAATTCGTAATATGTATAGACTTACTGTTGGGAGTAGTAGTAGGACTAAAAACATCTGATGGTGGCATATATGCAATTTGAGCATATGTTGTATTGAGCACTTCCATAGTTATCCCTGCTGCAATCATGGCTCCGAGCCCACTAGGTGATGTTGTCTGAGGCCTCTCTAGTATGATGCCCACAATATCGGctatatattgtacaaatattgaaTTTTCCGCATAATCACCGCAGAACACCAGACGTTCTTTCATATTTGACCAATCCCAAGTTTTTGTATCACGTTTGAAAGCTTCCAACACTTCATGTATTTGAAAACCAGTTGCTTCATAAGCTGCCTGTGAAACATTTTCTGCAGTCGTTTGACTGGTTAAACCTAAGAGTATGCTATACGAGTACAAACacgatttaattaaattattacactaattaaaatttaaactaaataaatacttaaaaaaaaattattgaaaaaaaaatttcttaatttttttaaaaaaacaaaatttgataaaaaaattgttggtcaaaattaaattaaaaaaaaattggtgaaaataaaaaatatgggtgaaaaaaaacgatatttgcggttttttcaattttaaatagcaacctaagttggactataatattgaaacaaatttaatattacaaaCTTATACCATTACAACTCATGGTGACGGGTataaaacaaacgaaaaatatttttaacttaccCTCTAGCATCGTAACGCCAATATGGTGCGTATAAACCATGAAAAGCAGGTACAAATGTTATTTCCGATCTTTTTGCGGCCACACCACATTCGGCGTTCAACATACTCGATGAACACGACGATGAAATCATTGAACTTTCacctaaaaatgtatttaatactTCAACCACATTATCGTTAGAGTTGATTTCAGTATTAATGCGTAAACCATCTTTTAGCCAGTTTACCGTGGAACCAGCATTACTGATGGCACCCTCTAGagcaaaattagtttttgccTGTGGACCCAACTTAAATGAAACCAGCGATAATAAACCATTATCAGATTCGACATATTCTTGGCCAGTGTTTAGTAGAACAAAGCAGCTATCATCTATTGAACACACATTTTGACCAGCCTTCAATGAAAGTTGACCCAGCAACGCGGACGGCTGATCGCCTATACACTGagccaaaaccaaaaaaaagcaacacttgtatttatataaatctatatataaatgaaTAGATGGAACTTACACTGGCTATGGGTATGTTGTTTAAAGGTCCTTCGATAATGTAACCATATATTTCGGAATTGGAACGTATTCTTGGCAGTATATTCATGGGAATTTTGTAaaacttgcaaatatttttatccCACTGTAATGTGTTGACATTCATTAAACCCGTATATTGAGCATTTGTTATATCGGTGGCATGAACACCACAAATTTCCGAGCCAGTAaaattctaaaatgtttaaataaatatattaatcataggtattatattttttagctatcatgtataataattatattacatACCCATAATAACCATGAGTCAATAGTACCAAAACATAATGTGTCCCTTTCTAGAGATTCCTGAACAGTCGCGTTATTTTCCATTAACCATTTTATTTTCAGAGCACTAAAACACGTGCTCAGCGGCAAACCTGTCACAGATCTCAAGTAATTTACATtgcgtttaaaattattaagcaaTGTTTTCAATAACGATGTACAACGACTGTCTGTCCAAcctttaaaacaaaagaaacataATTCAATGTTAAGAATACTTATGTATTTGCCTTATGAAATTAAATACCAACCAATAGCATTGTGTAAAGCTGAACCTGTCTCTCTGTCCCACAAGACTGTGGTGCCTCGCATATTGCAAATTCCCACAGCGATGATGTCATGAGGGCTGATTTCTAATATTACAAGATTTTTATAAGCCACCTTTaagacataaaaaaaattgatgtaATATAACACCGGAtatcatataaatataaacagaTACATACGTCTATACACTCCACTGTATGTTTCCATATTTCATTTGGATCGTATTCACACCAGCCGGCATTATggacaatttgttttaatttcaattcatgTGAGGTCAAAACTTCAGCATTTTTTGTGGAATAGATCtggaatttattaaacaaaattagttgtcTTCATTTCATCACTCTATGCTAGGCTCCTTCAGCCTATCGACCAGAGAAAACCAAATACTTACCATAAATTTACAGTGCGTATTGCTAATGTTGATGACACCGATTAAGGGCCCAAAATTTCCGTAATTAGACATTTTAGGCCTTTTGCTTATTAGCTGTAATTATTAAGAAAGTGTTCTCTTCTTTGATGAATATAAAGGCAGTTAGTTCAATTTTACGCGTTTAAGaatgcaaaaaaaatcttttgattCATTGATTCTTTTTTCTGCATCGATTGCGTAAAAGTTGAAGAGTGTTTTTTCTGCCTGTTTGGTGTGCGCGTTTTTGCGTTTGTTATATTCTAGTTggtttatattgttgttgttgctacaaTGTTTTGAACAGCTGTTcgatactttttggaaaaagtgtTGCCAAGCACGTTCATTGAGATGTTTAGAATGATACGTAAAACAAAGTGTCAAATATTAAGTTTGTTTAGAAGGGAAGTAAGAGAAATGATTAAAAGAAAAGTTAAACTGTCGATTGATTGTTTAAAAGTTGGTTTAAGTTATTCTACCATAAGTGGTAAGTGGtatataaatttatcattccgtttgtaatttttcattttcgaccaCATAAAGTATAACCACGACAAcctttttgacatatttttgatctatatacaTTTGGATTATTAAGTTATagacaatataaatatataatgatagacaTATCAAATACCTTTCCAACGACGTGTATAACGCTAAAGAAATTTGGATCGAcaatggaaaaatatattttaaactgaattttttcacacatttttttaCCTAACTGGTGACACAAAttagtataaaaattttttgaaacaaagcTTGATGCAAGGTAAAGGTTCAAGTGATTACAAAGTGATTAAATTTAGGTGAGATGTctgtatttaatatttcttttgaatgattgcaTAGAACCAAGTACGATGAATATGCATTGCAGAaaagattttcgaaaatttttaataacgaaATTAAACAGAAATATATTGAACCCGGCGAACTTCGCCTCGCCCCAATTTTAAGGCTTCAGACAAACTTTAGAGTTAAACTAGATTTTTCCCATTTTCCGGCTTTTCCGGAGGGattttccaaaaagttcttCCGTAAAACTTCtcgaaacaaattaaataaataaataaaaatacgaacAACAGACAAACAATTTTACAGCTGGGCCAGCCGTTTAAAATTAATGCATTATAATGAAACAACTGTACAGATACAACAGTATTTTTTGGTGAAAGAGAAGAGatagaaaattatagctgatttttacagtgggtagatatAACAACTGCACATCGATTttatgcaaaaagtgaaaatttaaaaattttcagttgACGCTCTATAGTagatttcttatttatttctatattaaatcTAAAACACTTTAatctcaaataattttaaacaatagtGAAATATTTGAATTCCCAGATCATAATTAAAACTGTTCTTGGATGATATTTTTAAGTGCTGCATTATTGGCATTTTAGGCTATTGCCTAAGTCGACAAAATGAATGGGTTCTGAGATCGCCATTGGATGCAACGTTTTCAAAGCATTCGGATGGTATGGGCATCATAGTAGCATATTTTATATTAGATCATGAATAAAACCAGTTTCTTTTTGTCTTCTTAAGTAGGTAGTTAtttattctttcttttttttggtgaaaacatacaattattataaatatttcttaatacaagcattatgttttttatttgtggtttaaatttatactaaacattaaaaatatttaatattttgttttttcattaaattatgaaagttttttgttttttgaaattaaactaaaacttaaaaacaaaaatgaaataaattatattaagtgagaaaattataaataaattaaagattttattatggCAGCAAGttaattttaggatttttattacaaaacaaaatacatatttttatacattcaagtatttatttttccatcaATCATGTATGGTTggttgtttaaacaatttaaaatcacagcaaaaatgtagaaaactcaaataaaattacgataaaattaattaaaataataaataacaatacaTATATTAAGTACACACTTATACATACATTCAATATAATTTCTTATGATAATACacaaattaacatttaaatgtaCTACaatgaattcatttatttaaaatattttttttttagtttttaacaatatacaaTACACTCATATGTATATgcatgtttgttttgttttaatttttttgcaattagataaaaattatttaacaaagttCAAAAATCCAGCCATCTATTCCAAGCAATTTctacaaaacatttttgataCACTGTTTTCTTAAAATACCTACTGGTAATTGGTGTAGAATAGATAGAATATGGATGGTCATATATGTCGACGCCTTGTAACTAACATTTGTTTACCAAACGAATTCTTCAAAGAATTGATATTGTTTAGCATCTTTGTAATCTTATGTTGGAAAACAATTTCGCTTAGGAGGTGTCGTTACAATATGACCAAAATTACATGATAATGGACTTggcaaaactttgttttttaagaaaatgtttctaattgacaattatttaatttaggttaatgaataataataaaaatattaattttattgctgTTGGAATAACAGCtacttaaaaacttaaaaaacaaacaaataggcagacttaaaaatactttaaggaGAAGAGGGCTAAGAATGGACAATAATTTCAGGCTTATTCAGGTAATATATAGATTTAGTTCATTAAATGATAtgttaaacattaaattattattacatttaCATGTTTGTCGAACATCTTCCAAATATACAAGTATttcatttgttaaaaaaataataaaaaagtgaaTTTGGATAATGCCAAATAGTTTAAATGGTTTctgatttattttcaatatacatattttaaaaatactcaGAATGAAAAATTCCTATTCTGAATCTAAAGTTGGacggaaataaaacaaaaacaacaagtaagactcatatattcggcagtgccgaaaaatttgtttaaaaaaaatgtttttttttgtaaaaaaaggaaCAAATCTACTTTATTGGCAgcatcgaaaaaaaaataatttttttcatagaattggTGGTAAGAAGGTACAATAGTTtggtattttatatattttttcggaGATCCATAATTTCAATCTTTAAAGTTGAAACATTAGTTGCCATCGtatacgaataatttttatattatttataaaacgtATGAAAATATACCTCTGAAACGAAAATATGATCATatttgaaccaattaaagattttaaattttttaaatgcacttaattttctatattttcattatttcgaaatatggcaaatataaaGATATTAATTAACCCAAATTGATTTATCGCAAAGACTTTAACCTTTAAATTAAGGTATTACTTTTAAAATCTCTGTTTTATTTGTAGTCGAACACTTTTCTTGTTGATATCTGATATTTAATGTGGTATAACTCGGGAACTATGAATTGCCGAAATTAGAGATCGAGAGTGCTACCCATAAAATAgagtttagtgaaaaaaaatattaaaaattaaaaaaaaaattgggtgaaaaattcttattacaaaaaaaaatttttttttggtgaaaaatttttgaaaaaactaatttatggaaaaaaaataaaaatgttaaatttttaaggtaaaaaaaaattcgggtaaaaaatattttcctgtTTTAGACCCATGCCTTTCCGATGTTTTATGGCGTtatttatatacgtcgttggaaaggtctttgaaatgtgtatcattacatatccatattgtcaatgttattgacttagtaatccagatatagatcaggTAACAAATCGACGTAGTAGAGTTTTTTTTACTGTATCTCATTTGTTGTCAGATttaaatatcaatctaaatggGACTATAGaatatatattgatgtatcaatcatgtacgtaagttatttgggtgctTTGGAAAGTTAATTTGAACATAAAGACGGACATATGAAGTCGTTAATATCTATTACGAttgagaatatatatactttatggagtcgcaaatgaaaaatgtaggaaTTACCCTTAAACATTTGCATATTAGTATATATTCATTCAGCTTTTCCTAAACTTCACCATAGCATtcacaaaaagaaaaatgttaaaccagtttttggtgaaaaacctgttttttttttgtgaaaatctatatagaaaaaaaattttgagattctatcgtatttgttttaaatcgtcTAAATTAGTCAAAACCGtttagaatttataaaatttgagtcataaaatattttagaaattgttgtTTTGGACTAACAAATCAATCATAACATTTGGAGTAACATATGATTTAATGAAACTGAAAATTAAGAAGATTTTTGATGATAAtgttaatgaatttttgttaaaatcaaatcaacatgtatttattaattatgATGTGTGGCTGCAATTGTTAAATTGTTTGAAGCTAAGCTTAGGAAATACTATTATCCTacagaataaaattaaaaatacaattatatttacttttaataaaatttccagtTCTTGATATTTTCACCCGTATTCTCAAATGTTTATGAAAAGTAACAAGCTTAACCAAAATAATTCTGTATGAAAACTATgataaacttttattattttttaattttgtttgagaACAAGGGATATTCAATAACATGTTTAAAagtccaacaatttttttttgatttttttaacaaaaattatgagCTGCAGatgttgaaaaacaacaaaaatctatagataaataatttttagcttGTAATAACATTTAACTTatacttaaataataaatatgtttatcgTGTATGGTGTTTGCATTTATAGTAAAGTATATAGTTTATAAGTTGCATATGTAAATACTTGTAGGAAAGTGTAGGAATTCCTTTCTGGTGACTTACAACATAATTATTATGTATACAAAGATAAAAGTGATGAgatttatgataaatattatttttgtttaatgtttggTGATAAGaagaagtgtttaaactttaaagttaaaaacaaaatatgaattacaaaagttataaatagtAAGAAGATCAGAGATATGATATACGTAACATTAATTAGGTAGTttataaagtaaaaattattttccaaaaagaaaTGCTTCAATGTTGTTGATAATTATTGCTGTAAACAAAcaagatataaaattattaaagttatttttagtaaaactgttgtctaatttttcaattttaattatagTTAATTGAGCTTGAGGTTAGATTTATAAAATAGAATgtataaacatataaat
Proteins encoded in this region:
- the LOC135962103 gene encoding glycerol kinase, with translation MSNYGNFGPLIGVINISNTHCKFMIYSTKNAEVLTSHELKLKQIVHNAGWCEYDPNEIWKHTVECIDVAYKNLVILEISPHDIIAVGICNMRGTTVLWDRETGSALHNAIGWTDSRCTSLLKTLLNNFKRNVNYLRSVTGLPLSTCFSALKIKWLMENNATVQESLERDTLCFGTIDSWLLWNFTGSEICGVHATDITNAQYTGLMNVNTLQWDKNICKFYKIPMNILPRIRSNSEIYGYIIEGPLNNIPIASCIGDQPSALLGQLSLKAGQNVCSIDDSCFVLLNTGQEYVESDNGLLSLVSFKLGPQAKTNFALEGAISNAGSTVNWLKDGLRINTEINSNDNVVEVLNTFLGESSMISSSCSSSMLNAECGVAAKRSEITFVPAFHGLYAPYWRYDARGILLGLTSQTTAENVSQAAYEATGFQIHEVLEAFKRDTKTWDWSNMKERLVFCGDYAENSIFVQYIADIVGIILERPQTTSPSGLGAMIAAGITMEVLNTTYAQIAYMPPSDVFSPTTTPNRRSLLYKRWEYAVRKCLSWDNYESFESDLAIFAQRERDANLPLRRSLPGSIFLTSAFVFLIVANFLQTQKLT